TACCACCCCATCCCGACTTTGGAGCTCCCATTTCTCTCTTCGCTGACTCCTCTGTGACTTTTTCTAATTACTGCACCCCAGAGCCTCACACGGTCCCCGGCATATAGTGCACTCTACGGATTCTTTGATGAATCTATCAATGAAACATTGACTGGCTGCAAAGAACATTCCCGAAAATGCTTTCAGGAGGCTGCCCAGCCTCTGGCAGAGCTCAGTGCTTTATAACaggttttccctctctcttggtCGTTCCTTAGAAAGGCTATTTCCAACTGCTACTCATTGGGTACCTATGTAGTATCCTGTAAAGAGCACATCAGTGATTAATGGGCTTGCTAAATAAAATGCCATTCATGATATGGGGAAACTATGTCTAATATAACAGCTGCCTCCTTAAAAAATTCACagaatcattaaaatgaaaacaaagtgtaAGAAAAATAGAACCATGTGCAGAAGTTTGTGATTAAGAACATATGTTAGTGGGAAAAAAAACGAGTAGCATATTTTATTACTAATTATCTAAATCAACatgtaaaatatgtcatttaCCTCAAATACTGTTTTTGACAGTTTCTAAAAATAACTCTATCTCATTAAGTTGAAGACCCTGTCAATTAGAAGATACACTGCTATTTTATGCatcaccaagaaagaaaaatatgccGCCAATTATCTGTGATACCTTTATTGTAAAGCGTATTCCTGCCCCAAATGTCTGCCGCCAGCAGAACAAAGAAAGAGCTTAgaccttctttatttcttaacagtggttctcaacagggAGTGATTTTGTTTCCCTACCCCAGGACATTTGGTCCTATCCACAGACATTTTTGGTGGTCACAGGTAGGGTGGTGGTATTACTGTTATCTACTGAGTAGAGGCCAGGGATCCTGCTAACCATCCTGCAAGGTCCAGGGCAGCTTCCAACAACCAAGGATCGTCAGCCCCAAATGCCAATATTGCCAGTGCTGCAAAACCAGGCTCTGAACAGTCAAGGCGagttgcttgtgttttttttttacagtccACCATCACCTTCTggattttctttgccttttatttccataGAACCTGGATCTTAAGAACTAGGCccactctaggggcacctgggtggctcagtgggttaagcctctgcctttgggtcaggtcatgatctcagggtcttgggatcaagcctagcattgggctctccactcagcagggagcctgcttcccccactctctctgcctgcctttctgcctacttgtgatctctgtctgtcaaataaatgaaaacaaaattttaagcaCTAGGCCCTCTCTAAATTCACATATAAAAACTATAGAAGCATTTTAGGAGGAACCATGAATGAGAgcaatggatttttttcaataaattaaccTAAGCCCTGCACAAGCCTTTATTTCTCCTACTCTAATATAATACCAGAAAATTCACTCAGCCACATTCTACTTTCAGAGTATAATTATGCTTTTAGAGGGTATAACTATTCTATGAATTAAGAAGCAGTAAACTTAAACTGATTTTTTCATATACTCTGAAAGATGGAGGCCTTAATGTGTGTCATAATGCACAAGCAATGGAATCAACTGTAGAATTTTTTTGAAGACACCAGAATCTTACATTACTGAGCTAATAGTTGTTTCCAACTGGTGATGTGTCTCCTTAACATCATTTGAACACAGTTCCACATCGCAGGCTTAGCAAGGAGCTAAACCCAATAGCAAAAAAGTTCGTGTTTGTGGGAAGTTTCCCTGCGTTGTAACAGGAAGCtctgaaaattgtaaaaaaagaGGCCTTCTTTGATCTTTTCAGTCCAAGTTCTATCTGACTTGATGTGCTTGAACTTCTGAAGCATGATTCAGAAAGTGTCACCCAACGTTAGGGGTGACCAAGGAGAAGCAAAAGTCAAAAAGaatttgttccttctctctctggcttttacGCTGATGTCAAGAAGACATTTGTGAGAAGGGCATGGGAATCTCTAAGACAGTTACCTTGTGACAAATGAGAGGTAAACTTTCACTGGGAAGTCCATTAAATTCCAAGGCCGAGTCGAGTGCTAACCCGCCCTTTAGGGATTGACAATAGGTCTTCAAATGTTCTAACTGCACCATAAGTATTTGTCATAGACATCTGACTACAGGCCTGGTCACCAAGACGGTCCAGTTCCAGGCAAAAACTCTGGTAAGCCAATGCCAGGCAGAAATCTGACTCCAATCCCATTTCTCACTCCATTCTGTGCCCAGAAGCCACCGAACATACTCAGGTTGCCTGTACTTGGCATTCTACCTGCTCTCTATAATCAGAACCCAGTTGAAATAATAGTTTTGCACTAGACATTTACAGACATTGGTGATAATGCTGTGGATTCTAACATTTTGTTCCTAAACTCTAATTAAGCGCAAAAGGCTCTGCTTCTGGTTCACAGGAAGTCATGCTTTGACCAATAGTTtggaaaggaaactgagaaggTAGAGCTTTGGCCCTGCCTCAGAAGTCAGAGCcgttctagggtgcctgggtggctcagtcggttaagtgtcatggtctcagggtagtgagatcgagccccacatccagctccatgtttggcgtggagtctgcttgagattttctctctccctcctcctcccacctccgctcatgctctatctctcaaataaataaatacaatcttttttaaaaaaacaaagaagtcagAGCTGTTTACATGATCTGAGCCTCAGTCGTGTCCCGTCCTAGGTTTTGTCCACCTGCTTGCCGCctagatcttatttttaataagtttgaaATGCAAATGAGAATCCTGCTGATGGAGCTTTAGCTGACAGTTCAACAAAGACAAGAGCTGGAGCTGTCTTCTTCACTCTGTGTCTCCTGGTCCTAGGGCATAGCAGGTGACCAGAATACAGATATCCAATGAGGAGATGGTGGATGGAACAGTTCTCCAGTGAAACACTGTTTGCTGGGATGGTTCCTGTTGTGCAAGTCACTTTTGAAGGCAGAAGTCTTTCCTGGGGATATAGGCCCCAGTTGAACACAGATTTAAAACCTCCCTGCTCTATAATTTTGGTTACCATGTATGAGAGGTGACTGCTCTTTGGCCGGCTGCCTGTGTGGGAAGAGAGTTCCCTCCCCCAATCATGGTGCCAGGCAGTATTGCCGGGTGATCTTTTGAGCTGGACTTCTGGAGAGCACGTTGATATTAAACTCCCTGGGGAGTCTGTTCTACCTGAGAACTAGACCTTGAGGGACTCCAGGATTTTCAGATTTGATAATGTCTCTGGATCTCCTGTACTGAACTAATTCCAAGTGATATGGAattatttcaacaaagaaaaaattatttcaacaacaaaaaaagaattatttcaacCAGCAATACACTCAGCAATATCTTTAGAAATGTGAAGCTCCCAAGAAGGAGTTCCCAGGAGACCAAGCAAacactggaaaagaagagaaacattttaaagcCATTTAAGGCAGTATATGTTTAAGCGTCCAAATGATGCCATTGAGGTGAGTGCAAAATCTCAGATGGTGGTCTTCAAGGATCTCTGAGGATGCAAAGGGGAATGTGGACCTTAAAATTATGGAGGGTTTCTCTGCTCTGGAAAAGTAGGGTAACAAGAGACAACCAGCTAACGGCTGCCATGTCTAGAGGAAGAACCAGGTCATGAGCTGGGGTTGGGGATGGGCATGAAAGCATTAAGGATTGTCAAGTGGTGGGATGGGGAAGTAGTATCAAGACAGTCCCATTAACATCTTGCTTCAAAGACACAGAAGATGAAACTTCAAGggcatgtgcatgcgtgtgtgtgtgtgtgtgtgtgtgtgtgtgtgtgtgtgtgtgttggttgaTGAGGGAGGGGTTTTTGAACGTTGTAAATGCTGTCTCCTACAGATCTGAGTAGATGATCTATGTTCTAGGTCCATGAGAGGGGGCTCTGGCATACTGTTTGAAGTGTGGTCTCTAAAGTCACACAGGACTGGGATGAAAACAGGACTGTTCCCTTCACAAACAGGGTTATGTTTAACCACCACGAGACTCAGTCTCTTCAACTGAGGCTCGAACTAGTAACAGTGCTTTCTTAGAATAGTGATGGAGACTTCCTGAACGGACCCAGGGGAAGAGTGGTGCACTCTTCAGCGCACAGTCAGTGCTTAGTAAGCAAACACATCCTCAGGTGTGGTGGTTAAACTTTTTTTGTGAAATAACTAGTCTGTGGAAAAGGGGGATTTGGCTTATATGAATGGGGTGTCAGAGGAGAGAAATTAGTTTCAAGCATGGATCTGGAAGTTTAACAATACCAGTCAGTCTCTAtctctgttttttcctctctctacatctgtctctctcaatgtctgtcctttctccctctttgtttCCTCTGACTTCTGGCATAGGTCTCCTTATCAGCCAAGCTTTTTATACATCCCAGTAAATATGTTCTCTGGCATCTCCAGATATATCTGGCCCATaaccacataattttttaaacttacctTCGTCCCAGTTTTATCACATGCACCTGATTTAAAGGATCAACTAGCTCTAAGGGGACACTTCTGTGAAAACAACACTTTCTGCCTCCTGTTCCATTCCTGATCTTAGAATCATCACTTTCAAACTTTTTGGCTGATTGTCTTTCTATTTATCTCTCAATAACATgatcttttttgattttttattttccagtagtATAGTATGAATTTTGTCTGTACAAATTAGACAATTCACCGTACTACAGAAATACACCCTTTCCAACATCTAGCTCCCAATTTAGTGAAATTACCCCTTGGTTAGATCATTGTTCAATAATTACATTACTATAAGTATGCAAATGATACTCTCTGCTGAGTCAAGTAGTTAGCTGTGATGACCTTTGTTTCTTACACAACTTTGTTTAATTGGAACAAATGGCTTTTTCtgtacttttgcttttctttttctttacttttatgtaGACTTGTCACTAAGTCAACCCCAAATTCTCTGGTTGTTTAATTCTCCTCTCAAGATATGCAGATATTTGAtggctttcattttcttacagaaaTCTCTCCCAGGATCATTTAGAACACACCAATCCGGACTTTTTGCCCTTCAAGCCTGGTGTGCAGATCTCACTGGGGATCTCTTCTTACTGTCATTCTGTgaattttcttgctttgttttctgtgttgatGTCCTGTTACATGTATCTCTCACATTCTCTTCTTTATAGGTTCATCTGCTTATTTTTGGTGGATCATATTCTGAAATGCTTCCTGACAAAGGATGTGGGGGAAATATAATTTGGAGATCTAATAtatctgaaaatgtttattatagcCTTTCACTGAAGGGATAGTTTGGTTGGGAATAAATTCTAGATTGGGTATCATTTCACTTCAGAATTTTGAAGGCGTTGCTCTATTCTCCTCCAAGCTCTCAATGTTATTTTTGAGAATTCCGAAATATTTCTGGTGTCCGAATCTTTGTAGATAATTTAGAAGTTTGCAGGATGCAATTTGCTGAAATCGTATGATTATGTGGCTTAGTATGGGTCAAATTTATCTGTAGCACAAGTCACTTGATagtcccttccttccccaaagTCAGTATCTTCTGTTACAGAAAACGTTCTTGAATTTCTTTATTGATGATTTCctctcctctcatttttttttcattttcttttctagaatccCTACTATGTATATGTTGGAACTACTAGATGGATACTATTCTTTAATTATCTTAAATGTTCTCCTTAACCTTTATTCTGTAATGTCTGGGAGATTTATGCAACCCTATCTTTCAATACTTCCACTGagtttttttatagttttaattttcatgaactCCTATTTGTCCCTAAATGATTTGCCTTACatagctttcttttcttattttatagacacaatatcttctcttctctctgggagaatattagtttttttttttttttaagttttcttctcttacattctctcctctctctttcaagtTACTTTCACTTCCTGTTGGTTGGTTTCTGTCTTTCAGGATGAAACACTGCTGCTATGGACTTCCCTCCCATTTTCTTCACTTTAACCAATTCTGCCTTTATAAATATACTGCACTCTTTTCAGTTGCATCTATGGGTTGTTTGTTTACATTAGGaatacaaaacaattaaaaatatccataaattttgtgtgtgttttagtgGGTACTATCAGCCCTGAACTTTAGTGGGTTTCACTTGCCTGGTCTGCTTTTATGCAAAAATGTCTGTATCTCTAGGTTTATCACCTTGGACTGGGTATATTCCTCAGAGAAGGTGTTCCAATCACTTGTCTTGAGGATAAAGACCCATCTAGCAGTGTGTGGGAGCTGTGCCAAGGAGGAAACCCATCGGTCTCAGCACTGAGTATAATACTTGTTCAACCTTTGTTTTCAGAAATGTAACCTTTTAATAGCACTACACCTGGTTGCCTGAGTCGGCGATATTCTGCTTAAGTGTTTCCATAGCGTGGACCTATAGTCCTCTGCTGGAGCAGAAGTTGTTTGGACATGGGAAGTGGAGAGGGGATGTGGGGTTGATTTGAGTCATGTCTGAAACTTCCAGCTGGTCCTCTTCTTTTTAGCACCACCTTCACCACATCCAAAAGTAACTGGTCCCACGAAGACTTAAGACTGTTGATGGTGTATTACTAAACTATTCTAATAAGAAACTTTCTCAGGATCTACTTGGTCAATTGCTCATCAGTCAAAACAACACTTGCTGTCATCTTCTCTCCCATTCTTTTTGttcttatgtgtttattttagctGGTTTTAAAGAGACACCAAAAGGAAATATGTCTGTTCAGTTTTTGGTGTTCTTAAAACTTTGTATCTCGCAACCTCCATGTGATATCCCACAAAAGACTTTGATATATATGTTGGATCACATACCCTGGGTCCCAACTCAGCATTAATCCCTGTGATCTTTATTCTCTTGAGAATCTGGGTCACCTGCTTTTCCTCGTGGTAGACAAAGGGTGACTATCTGATTGACAACTACATGAGAATCATACCGAGCAGCAGTTCCCTAAAGAAAGGGATGTAGCACTGACAAATAGGTAACAAATGTCCCAGACACAGGGCAGCTTTGTCCTCCAAAAGGTGCTGATCTTGAGGAAGCAAGGATTTCCCTTGGTTGCTTTGTATTCAAAAAATGCTGGCTCCATCTCAGAAACACTAGTTATCCAAGCAGAAGGCACCTCCCTTGatgtttttctccattgtaaGCTTCAGCAACATCTGTTCACACTTAGTGCTCCTGAATCAATTTATTAATGTGGATGCCCATTGGTTTGCAAGGACAGCAAAGGCTTCCTAGAGAAACTCTATGCcctggagagaaaaaggaggccATGGCAGGAAGCTTTTTCAGAACGCTGGGGCTGGAACTCTGGGTCTGCACATAGAAAGGGGTAGATGCAGCACCCTTCCTTTATCTGAGTGACCAGTGACAAAGGGACATGATACTTTGTTCCCTTCTTTCACCTCAGAAGTCCTAAAGAAGGGAAATTCATTGTGGAAAACTTAAATAATCTCTGAGCATTGTGAGGGTAGATATTCTTTATTCTAGTAAGTATTTTGTGTTAGTCTCTGGAACATGATGCTGGGaccttcaaagaaataaagtcgTCCCTCTCAAGTTTTAAACTCTAAGCAAAACAAACTTGTGGTTTCTTTTGAGACCTCTAGCTATGTGTGTCACAGTGACACAGTGTAGTGTAGAAGACAATGCTTTTGAAGGACATTTTAAATGGCAAACTTTAAATGAAGTCGATCCTTGGTAGTTCACTGACAATGCCTGTGTGTTATTGTCCTTTTCCAACTTAACgagaacaaaaaaagaaccaattagtCACATATGATGAGACGTGATGACATTTTTACTGCTGAACTTTTCTGGTATAAAAGGGTCACCCACGGAGGATCTGACAGTAAGTGTGAGGAATTTGGCAATAAAACCACTGGCCTgcagaaattttggaaaatccAAAATGATTAGGtaagactgccttttttccataaagaaaactGTTGAGTTCATATATGCTTTTTTACTTATACTTGCCTAAATGATACTGATCTTAGGgttttttctctccctaccaTATAGCTCATTAAAATTCAGCTTTACTCTACTTCTATTGATTTCTACAATGCATATGTTTTGGTGTTATCCTGTTACACCTTCTAAGGTAAGAGTTTTGCCTCCGTTTTTCATGTTTGACTCAATGGCTTATAAGTGTTTAAGTTCAAAGTAATTGCAAGGAATATGTGACAGAAGAGTAATTTCTCTTATTATTAGAGCttgcaatgaaagaaaataagtagaGTCATGAAATTAGTAAAAAGAAGCATTTATGTGACAAAAATAATGCCAGacttattaaaatttgtttcGAATTATTTGGAAGTTGGCTCCTACATAAAAAAGCATTCATTTCAATGTAAAATGTAGTTTTGtccatgaaaaattatttattccatGTGTTCACTCATGATCAAAGTGAACATTTAGCCATTGGAGCCAAATTACAAATACAATggatcagttttttaaaatagtgagtttaccaattttataaaaatggtaacTTTTTCAGATACAGACTATAGATAAAATGTCATATCAGTGAAATACCACATACAATACTAATTCATatgtttattcaaaaatattgatTGTCTAACATTAATCACTCAACTGTTCAAAAGATTCAGAAAATGAGCGTCTTTCTCTGGAATTTTTAATACTATTTCTACATgatatttcagttgttttaatgtcaatactttgtttaaaattaaaatttttttttgtcactgataatatgataataataCTGTCAGTATTCACTGAAACTTAACCTGGCATACTATAATTACTGAAACAATGTAATTCATGGAACTACTTTTAGGATAATGAGATGTTACATATATCCTAAATAACAGATATATGTCCAAACATAATGATCTAGCTGTTCATATAATTGGTCTTTTTACTAATCTTTGCATCTGTCATCTTTCTACTTTTGTTTACTtaagttagtttctttttttcctgatttagtCCTATGAGCATTCAACACTAATTGAGTCATTGATTCTATAAGACACAAACCATATTGATCAAGTCGATGAGTCACAACCCATAAATTGGTATATTTTCTCAAGTGTCTTCGTAATTACTTTCTATTCTTTCCCCGAAGGTTTGTTCATGACATTTCTGTTGAATAAGAGGCATTTGtgagcaacttttttttaaaaaattaagaatgtacTTTCAAATGTACTTACAAATCTGCTTGTCCATAAATGAAATGCTTCCTTTTTCCATGCATTTTCCATACTTCTATTTTAGCATGTGACAATTTCATTCTCATTACAATTACTTCATGTAGCAATGGTATCAATTTGACTGTTCAAGGTGAGTAATTACAAACAAAAGATCTATTGGTTCTTGAAATATTTGTTGTACTTCACAAAGTACATCAAGGAAGCACGTATACCATATTATTCTGTTAACAACTCAGCTCTGGCAAGGACTCCCTTCAATGATCAGCAAAATACATCAGAATCTTTTTAGGGATGTTTTCAGCATCTTATAACCAGAAATGATGCATTTCTTTTGCAATACAAAGGTGGTATCATGAGTATTTCTGGAAAGAACTGGAATGCTTCCCTTCCTGAATGACTCATAGGGTCCTCCTTGTTGGGGATTTAAAATAGATGGCATTATATCATGCTTAGATTTCCTCCATTAACACAGGGAAAAACACATAGTGGGCGTTCAAATAAGAGTTTTTTTATTGGTTTCCCATGACCAATATTTCTGAAACTCTGTTTGACTGTTTCCAggtccaaaaaaagaaaaaaaagaaagttgcccatcttttttttttcccagaggcCAGTAAGAGTGATTTGCCTGGGCACTCTGACTGCTGGAACCTTCAGTAACCTACCCAGACATGGGGTGAAGCATctcagagaacattttttttttttcactctgtccCTATTTCAACTTCCAAAGTAACCTGAAGCCACACTTGTGTCCCTGcaccaagaaaggaaaatgtgtaatttttactCTGGAGTATGTTTCTTTCCTTATAATGAAACCATTCagcccctttttcttttattgctctcATGTGGTTGAGAAATGGGCTTGGAATCGTGTGATTCCACTCAAACCCGTGCTTCACCTacaagccattttttaaaaaatattttatttattcatttgaaagagagagagagagagagagagaaagcaagagacagagcacaggcaggaggaggggcagaggacaaaggacaagcagactccccgctgagcagggagcctgggcgggggcagtgggagggagtgctcgatcccaggaccctggcgttatgaccaactgagccacccaggtgccccacctgggAGCCATTCAATTTCCTCTCTTAAAACTGAGGAAATGATAATATCACTTCATACAGAGAACTTTCTAGGGAGTAAAATGAGATGATGCCCATAAAGGATTTACCACAAAGAAGATCATTGAtaaatctttgttcttttatcGCCGGAACTTGCAGTTGTAACTCATCAGCATGTACTTCCTCTGAAACCACAAAGGAGGGGACATAGAACAAGTGTTGAAAATTCTTACTTGATCTCTGGGTTGGGCCCACTTCTTGGAACAGCCAGCCCAGTTTCTTGGGACAAGGCCCTTTGCTCTCTACTTGGTTTCTTCATATGGAAAATATACTTGATGGTCATTTTGAGCTCTGATTCCAGACATGCGCTTCTTTCAAGACTAAGTACCCCCTATACCATCCAGACCTTCACATCACTGATAAAGAACTGAATCAAAGTCAAAAGATGAAGATGATATT
Above is a genomic segment from Mustela nigripes isolate SB6536 chromosome 4, MUSNIG.SB6536, whole genome shotgun sequence containing:
- the NPS gene encoding neuropeptide S produces the protein MTFLLLNFSGIKGSPTEDLTVSVRNLAIKPLACRNFGKSKMISSLKFSFTLLLLISTMHMFWCYPVTPSKVSGKSDYFLILLNSCPIRMDRREGLDFLKPIFEKTFMKRSFRNGVGTGMKKTSFRRAKS